Proteins from a single region of Acidobacteriota bacterium:
- a CDS encoding tetratricopeptide repeat protein: MRKGERTGWLRVAVAVLVLGLAAWAANHPTAQTSTLAQAERLVDWGRLKQARSLLQTATNDAGNQSNAPLLAYLGHIEARFGNLQAARALTDKALKLDQACASCHLYRFEALARHAETLSQFRALLKLHAIKKQLQKAEQLDPHMGDVQWGWIRFDLAVPASLGGGSGDALKHAAVLSRIDPVDGHLARASIFTSQGKSQEALAEYRAAAQEYPNDPQALFALGKALYQQGDYSAAAGLLDRAWKLDPASAFYGAYHAADLVRLGQSQQAQAVLQTAQQQHPDSRLGDFLTAQALADTGQNFAWAKQLLARYLAVPPEPEQATAADARKLLASLSQSGS; encoded by the coding sequence GCTGTAGCGGTGTTGGTTCTGGGATTAGCAGCATGGGCGGCGAACCACCCCACAGCGCAGACCTCGACGTTGGCACAAGCGGAGCGGTTGGTAGACTGGGGGCGGCTGAAACAGGCACGATCTCTCTTGCAGACGGCCACCAACGATGCCGGCAATCAGAGTAACGCGCCTCTGCTCGCCTATCTGGGCCACATTGAGGCGCGGTTCGGGAATTTGCAAGCGGCACGTGCGCTGACGGATAAAGCGCTGAAGCTCGACCAGGCCTGCGCCAGTTGCCATTTGTACCGCTTCGAGGCCCTCGCGCGTCATGCCGAAACACTCAGTCAGTTTCGCGCTCTGCTCAAATTGCACGCCATCAAGAAGCAATTGCAAAAAGCGGAGCAACTGGACCCCCATATGGGCGACGTTCAGTGGGGCTGGATCCGGTTTGATCTCGCGGTTCCGGCTTCTCTTGGCGGCGGCAGCGGAGACGCTCTCAAGCACGCCGCGGTGCTAAGCCGAATTGATCCCGTGGATGGCCACCTGGCGCGCGCTTCGATATTCACTTCCCAAGGCAAGTCGCAGGAAGCCCTCGCCGAATATCGTGCCGCCGCGCAGGAGTACCCGAATGATCCTCAAGCGTTGTTCGCACTGGGCAAGGCCCTGTACCAACAGGGAGACTACTCCGCCGCTGCCGGCTTGCTCGACCGGGCTTGGAAACTGGATCCCGCCTCGGCCTTTTATGGCGCCTATCACGCCGCCGATCTGGTGCGGCTGGGACAGTCGCAACAGGCCCAGGCGGTGCTCCAGACCGCGCAGCAGCAGCATCCCGACAGCCGGCTCGGCGATTTCCTCACGGCGCAGGCGCTGGCGGATACCGGCCAGAACTTCGCCTGGGCGAAGCAATTGCTCGCTCGCTACCTGGCAGTCCCGCCCGAACCCGAGCAGGCCACCGCGGCCGACGCACGCAAACTTCTGGCCAGCCTCAGCCAAAGCGGGAGCTAA